From Paenibacillus sp. FSL H8-0537:
GAAGTAAGATTCTGCCTCCTCCAACCGATTCCACTCATACAGCAAATGGATATATGCCAAGTACATATATCCAATAAAAGGATAATTTTCTTTATACTCCCATACTTTAATCCATTTCAAAATGAAGTCTTCCGCCGCATACAGATCTTTGATTAAAGTTAATTGATCATAATTCCTACTGTACCCTTCATACCGGTTTACCCCCATCACCTGAAAGTAGCTTCCTTCCGGCATATATCGTTCTGTAAGGGCCAAATAATCCGATGCTCGCACAAAGTCATTTTGGATATAAGAGGCTATGCCACAATAGAAATAGATATTACCCATAACCTTGTTCCAGTCTACATCGGGTAATTTCCCTTGCAGTGCTTCAAATCGGACTTTGGTTTGCTCCATTCTCTGAAAAGCGGCCTCCCACTTACCTCCTAGCATCATTACGGCTATATAAAACATTTCGATCATTGGCTTCTCCGCAAAGGAGCTTTCAGGTAAAACAGTTACCCACCTCATCAACGCAGCACTCTTCGATTGCATCAAGGCAGGGGGATTTTTCTCGATCAAACGAATAACATCCGCAAACTGTTGGCCTTCTAAATAATGCTCCGTCGCCTCTTCATTAAACCCATGTTTTTCCAACCAATTCGCCGCGCGGATGTGCACTTGAATCCATTTGTCCGAATCCGTTTTGGACCCTAGCTGTCGCAAGAAATCGGAAAGCAAATGGTGATATCGATACCAATTCCGCCCCTCGTCTAAGGGTATAATGAATAAATTTAGCTGCTCCAGTCTCTCCAATTGCTCTTGACTGTTCATTTGACCCGTTACTGCTTGGCATAAAGAATGGTTCATTCTACTTAAAATGGACGTTTCCAATAAAAAGGACCGCATTGTTTCCGACTGATGCAGGAACACTTCTTCCAACAAGTAATCGGATATATGATGCTGTTGACCCGAAAATTGCTGGATGGACTGCTTTATATTAGTACTGCGTTTCAGAGAGATTGCCGCCAGCTGCAATCCACTGACCCAACCCTCAGTTCGACGGAACAGCTCGGTTACTTGCCCTTTCGTTAGCGATAAATCCGTCGTATCTCGAAAAAATGCAAACCCCTCTTCCAGTTCAAAGCGCAAATCATGCATTTGGATAAAATGCAATTCACCCTTCGCCAGAAGTCTGGTAGTAGGGATCGGCAAATCGGTACGGCTAGCGATATAAAGATGAATATGTGGAGGAAAATGTTCCAGTAGGTAGCTCAATGATTGGTGAATATCGAGGAGTTCAATGAAATGATAATCGTCGAGTATGATTACCAGTTCACCGGTTATATGATTCAATTCATTCAAAAGTTCCTTAATCATAGGCTCTGAAGATTCCGAAGGACCTTTCTCAAGAAGACACCCAATCGTTTGGCCAAAGCTAGGGATTCTCTCCTGAATGGAGGCCGTTACGCAACTCCAAAATGAAATCCACTCATTATCATGCTTATCTAAAGAGACCCATGCAACAAGCGCGCTGCATTGTTTCACCCATTCACATAAAGCTGTTGTCTTTCCATAACCAGCCTGCGCGGAAACAAGCATCAGCTTGGTTTCCATCCCCTCATTAAGCTTGCGCATCAGCTTCGGACGGGATACCATAGTATTTCTTATATGGGGGATCTTAAATTTTGTACTTACAATCACTGTTGATTCCTCCACAAAAAAAGCTCTAAATTAATTAATAACTCAACTTTCGCAACGCGAAATTAGCTTGAATCCCTTGTGGCTGTAGGGATAAATCGGTGTGTAATCTATGGTACACCATCGTTCCCTGTCTGACCAGTCTCGTTTTTCGTCTGTTTTTACTTCTTTGAAAGTCGGCAAACTGCTTCTGGCGGTTGGCATTCACAAGTCTTTTGGCCTCTCAGCGCTCGCTGTCTTTCAGCTGCTATTCTCGCTTGTCTTTGAGGGGAAGAATTGGTCTCGACTGCTGGAAAGTGGCCGAGGCGGCTCATTGCCAGGCAAAGATTGGTCTATCGTTTTCTAAATCATCCCCGTTTTTCTATCGTTCTTTTACAATACAGCATACAAAAGCGGGATTTAGGAGTAGAAGCGAGCTAAATATCCTGCTGTATAAAGAAAATAAAGTTGTAGACTAGAGCAGTTGATTTTACACGGTTTTTAGC
This genomic window contains:
- a CDS encoding LuxR C-terminal-related transcriptional regulator, coding for MIVSTKFKIPHIRNTMVSRPKLMRKLNEGMETKLMLVSAQAGYGKTTALCEWVKQCSALVAWVSLDKHDNEWISFWSCVTASIQERIPSFGQTIGCLLEKGPSESSEPMIKELLNELNHITGELVIILDDYHFIELLDIHQSLSYLLEHFPPHIHLYIASRTDLPIPTTRLLAKGELHFIQMHDLRFELEEGFAFFRDTTDLSLTKGQVTELFRRTEGWVSGLQLAAISLKRSTNIKQSIQQFSGQQHHISDYLLEEVFLHQSETMRSFLLETSILSRMNHSLCQAVTGQMNSQEQLERLEQLNLFIIPLDEGRNWYRYHHLLSDFLRQLGSKTDSDKWIQVHIRAANWLEKHGFNEEATEHYLEGQQFADVIRLIEKNPPALMQSKSAALMRWVTVLPESSFAEKPMIEMFYIAVMMLGGKWEAAFQRMEQTKVRFEALQGKLPDVDWNKVMGNIYFYCGIASYIQNDFVRASDYLALTERYMPEGSYFQVMGVNRYEGYSRNYDQLTLIKDLYAAEDFILKWIKVWEYKENYPFIGYMYLAYIHLLYEWNRLEEAESYFGQSLGRIDQQPLARIMIQLGIAASRIEQAKGNPKRASELLVQLKSKIDSPDYALFIEKIETEQAYLSLRQGSLQDALDWLQRCGLTHTDEVSLNLMAEHLILARVLAACERIEEALYLLERLYLLVCKGDCLRDHTKVLIVQSVTLWHSGQKEAALIQLGTALDLAKPDGYIRSFIDEGFVMAEMLNAYSKVQQDSNSSSGYYIKQLLRAMNDTPEVDQSPKGILTSQEFKILLLIMDRLMNKEIAERLNITVDTVKFHIKNIYKKLEVNNRKQALELAKQL